Proteins from a single region of Sphingopyxis sp. BSN-002:
- the pyrH gene encoding UMP kinase, which yields MALPGMKRILLKLSGEALMGSTPFGIDPETVASMAAEVKEAKGRGLEICLVIGGGNIFRGMAGAAKGMDRAQADYMGMLATVMNALAMQNALEQLGVETRVQSAIEMDKVCEPVIRRRAERHLEKGRVVIFAAGVGAPYFTTDSGAALRAAEMKCDALLKGTSVDGVYNADPKKDASAVRYDTLSYDRVLADNLKVMDASAVALCRDNHIPIVVFNIREAGNLARVLGGEGVSTIVGDA from the coding sequence ATGGCTTTGCCCGGCATGAAACGCATCCTGCTCAAATTGTCGGGCGAGGCGCTGATGGGATCGACCCCCTTCGGAATCGACCCCGAAACCGTCGCGAGCATGGCCGCCGAGGTCAAGGAAGCCAAAGGCCGCGGCCTCGAAATCTGCCTTGTCATCGGCGGCGGCAATATCTTTCGCGGCATGGCGGGCGCCGCCAAGGGCATGGACCGCGCGCAGGCCGATTATATGGGCATGCTCGCGACCGTGATGAACGCGCTCGCGATGCAGAATGCGCTCGAGCAGCTCGGCGTCGAAACGCGCGTCCAGTCGGCAATCGAGATGGACAAGGTGTGCGAGCCGGTGATCCGCCGCCGCGCCGAACGGCACCTTGAAAAGGGCCGCGTCGTGATCTTTGCCGCGGGTGTCGGCGCGCCCTATTTCACGACCGACAGCGGCGCCGCGCTGCGCGCCGCCGAGATGAAGTGCGACGCGCTGCTGAAGGGTACCAGCGTCGACGGCGTCTATAACGCCGATCCCAAGAAGGATGCGTCGGCGGTCCGGTACGACACGCTGAGCTATGACCGCGTGCTTGCCGACAATCTGAAGGTGATGGACGCAAGCGCGGTCGCGCTCTGCCGCGACAATCATATCCCGATCGTCGTGTTCAACATCCGCGAAGCCGGAAATCTGGCGCGGGTGCTGGGCGGCGAGGGCGTTTCGACGATCGTCGGCGACGCCTGA
- a CDS encoding 1-deoxy-D-xylulose-5-phosphate reductoisomerase: MTRRLSLFGATGSVGQSTLDLVRRDGEAWQVEVLTANCDVAELAKLAREFRPAVAVVADESCHDALKDALAGTGIETAAGAAALVEAAQRPTDLVLAAIVGIAGLAPTMAALEAGYNVALANKEALVSSGELMTAAARKSGATILPIDSEHNAIFQCLAGGKIDQVRRIILTASGGPFRTWSAEDMARVTPAQAVAHPNWSMGAKISVDSATMMNKGLELIEAHHLFPVGLERIEILVHPQSVIHSLVEYVDCSTLAQLGSPDMRIPISSALAWPQRMVTPCAPLDLARIARLDFEAPDEARFPATALCRAAIADGGARPAQLNAANEVAVAAFLAGRISFPAIVDTVRRVIDTMSPEAPASLQDIFSVDAASRAAAQTFVDRYEHA; the protein is encoded by the coding sequence ATGACGCGCCGCCTCTCGCTGTTCGGCGCCACGGGATCGGTCGGTCAATCGACCCTCGATCTCGTCCGCCGCGACGGCGAAGCGTGGCAGGTCGAGGTGCTGACGGCCAATTGCGACGTTGCCGAACTGGCGAAGCTCGCCCGGGAATTCCGGCCGGCGGTCGCGGTGGTCGCCGACGAGAGCTGTCACGACGCGCTGAAGGATGCGCTTGCAGGCACCGGCATCGAAACCGCGGCGGGCGCGGCGGCGCTCGTCGAGGCGGCGCAGCGACCGACCGATCTGGTACTCGCTGCGATCGTCGGCATCGCCGGGCTCGCGCCGACGATGGCGGCGCTGGAAGCGGGCTATAATGTCGCGCTCGCCAACAAGGAGGCGCTCGTCTCCTCGGGCGAGCTGATGACCGCCGCGGCACGCAAGTCGGGCGCGACGATCCTTCCGATTGACAGCGAGCATAATGCGATCTTCCAGTGCCTTGCGGGCGGGAAAATCGACCAGGTCCGCCGGATCATCCTGACCGCGAGCGGCGGTCCGTTCCGCACGTGGAGCGCGGAAGATATGGCGCGCGTGACGCCGGCACAGGCCGTCGCGCATCCCAACTGGTCGATGGGTGCCAAGATCAGCGTCGACAGCGCGACGATGATGAACAAGGGCCTCGAACTGATCGAGGCGCATCATCTGTTTCCCGTCGGGCTCGAGCGGATCGAGATCCTTGTCCACCCGCAGTCGGTGATCCACAGCCTCGTCGAATATGTCGATTGCTCGACGCTGGCGCAGCTCGGCTCGCCCGACATGCGCATTCCGATCAGCAGTGCGCTCGCCTGGCCGCAGCGCATGGTGACGCCATGCGCCCCGCTCGACCTCGCGCGCATCGCGCGGCTCGACTTCGAGGCGCCCGACGAGGCGCGCTTTCCCGCGACCGCGCTCTGCCGCGCGGCAATCGCCGACGGCGGCGCCCGCCCGGCGCAGCTCAACGCCGCAAACGAAGTCGCCGTCGCGGCTTTCCTCGCCGGACGCATCTCCTTTCCGGCAATCGTCGATACCGTACGCCGCGTGATCGATACGATGTCGCCGGAGGCTCCGGCTTCGCTTCAGGACATATTCAGCGTGGATGCCGCATCGCGCGCGGCTGCCCAGACATTTGTGGATCGATACGAACATGCATGA
- a CDS encoding phosphatidylserine decarboxylase, whose translation MSTIISSNRPGGGIKWRWPSVHPEGRKFLLIAGVITLCLWILPIWAIFGWLMLGITIWVAAFFRDPVRVTPTASDVIVAPADGLVTQIAEVPPPPEIAGPDGLNDATMLRVSIFMSVFDVHINRTPVAGTLRKLVYLPGKFLNADLDKASEENERQHFVVERADGVRIGFTQIAGLVARRILPFVSMGTELSTGQRVGLIRFGSRVDVYLPAGTTPQILLGQRALAGETVIARIGKAEILDGVGQ comes from the coding sequence ATGTCCACAATCATATCCTCGAACCGCCCGGGCGGCGGCATCAAATGGCGCTGGCCCTCGGTGCACCCCGAAGGCCGCAAGTTCCTGCTGATCGCCGGCGTCATCACCCTTTGCCTCTGGATTCTTCCCATCTGGGCCATATTCGGCTGGCTGATGCTTGGCATCACGATCTGGGTCGCGGCCTTTTTCCGCGATCCGGTACGCGTTACCCCGACGGCCAGCGACGTCATCGTCGCGCCTGCCGACGGACTGGTGACGCAGATTGCGGAGGTGCCCCCGCCGCCCGAGATTGCCGGGCCCGACGGATTGAACGATGCGACCATGCTGCGCGTTTCGATCTTCATGAGCGTGTTCGACGTCCACATCAACCGCACGCCGGTCGCCGGTACGTTGCGCAAGCTGGTCTATCTGCCCGGCAAGTTCCTGAACGCCGATCTCGACAAGGCGAGCGAAGAGAATGAGCGCCAGCATTTCGTCGTCGAACGCGCCGATGGCGTGCGCATCGGCTTTACCCAGATCGCGGGGCTCGTGGCCCGGCGCATCCTGCCCTTCGTCAGCATGGGGACCGAACTCTCGACCGGCCAGCGCGTCGGTCTGATCCGGTTCGGCAGCCGGGTCGACGTCTATCTGCCCGCTGGTACGACGCCGCAAATCCTGCTGGGTCAGCGCGCGCTTGCAGGCGAGACGGTGATCGCACGGATCGGCAAGGCCGAGATCCTCGACGGCGTGGGCCAGTAA
- the tsf gene encoding translation elongation factor Ts gives MAEITAALVKELRDRTGAGMMDCKKALAENGGDIEASIDWLRTKGLAAAAKKAGRVAAEGLVGFATDGTKGALVEVNSETDFVGKNEQFQEFVREVTKVALAEGIIDIDALNAATYPTGGTVAEKLTSNIATIGENQSLRRSAILTVNSGIVTGYVHNAAAPGMGKIGVLIALESTAGADVLEPLGKQLAMHVAAANPLALNGEDLDADLVARERAIAEEKAAQSGKPADIVAKMVDGAIAKYRKENALLSQLFVMDGKTPVAEVVAAAGKDVGAAITLKGFVRFQLGEGIEKEESDFAAEVAAAAGV, from the coding sequence ATGGCTGAGATTACGGCCGCTCTCGTCAAGGAACTGCGCGACCGCACCGGCGCCGGCATGATGGACTGCAAGAAGGCGCTTGCCGAAAACGGCGGCGACATCGAAGCGTCGATCGACTGGCTGCGCACCAAGGGTCTCGCCGCCGCCGCCAAGAAGGCCGGCCGCGTCGCCGCCGAAGGTCTTGTCGGCTTCGCCACCGACGGCACCAAGGGTGCGCTCGTCGAAGTGAACAGCGAAACCGACTTCGTCGGCAAGAACGAGCAGTTCCAGGAATTCGTCCGCGAAGTCACGAAGGTTGCGCTCGCCGAGGGCATCATCGACATCGACGCGCTGAACGCTGCGACCTATCCGACCGGCGGCACCGTCGCGGAAAAGCTGACCAGCAACATCGCGACGATCGGCGAGAACCAGTCGCTGCGCCGTTCGGCGATCCTGACCGTCAATTCGGGCATCGTCACCGGCTATGTCCACAACGCTGCGGCGCCGGGCATGGGCAAGATCGGTGTGCTGATCGCGCTTGAATCGACCGCCGGTGCCGACGTTCTCGAACCGCTCGGCAAGCAGCTGGCGATGCACGTCGCCGCCGCGAACCCGCTGGCGCTGAACGGCGAAGACCTCGACGCCGACCTCGTCGCGCGCGAACGCGCGATCGCCGAGGAAAAGGCCGCGCAGTCGGGCAAGCCGGCCGATATCGTCGCCAAGATGGTCGACGGTGCGATCGCCAAGTACCGCAAGGAAAACGCGTTGCTGTCGCAGCTGTTCGTGATGGACGGCAAGACTCCGGTCGCCGAAGTCGTCGCCGCAGCCGGCAAGGACGTCGGCGCCGCGATCACGCTCAAGGGCTTCGTCCGCTTCCAGCTCGGTGAAGGCATCGAGAAGGAAGAAAGCGACTTCGCGGCGGAAGTCGCGGCGGCCGCCGGCGTCTGA
- a CDS encoding cation:proton antiporter, protein MVSETETSAIGNALVVLGAAGVVIPAFARFRISPVIGFILVGLLVGPSGLGALAADYPWLKHVTIASTEDIALFGEFGIILLLFSIGLELSFRRLWQLRKLVFGIGAAELLSAGAILGTALFLFGEHSTAAAYGLGIALALSSTALVLPIAGTKSAVGRASFSMLLFEDLALVPIIFILAALSPAASGDSAELLLTTLWQGVLVVAALAIGGWFLLPKIFAQAARAKDPELFLAASLLVVIVAALATAAVGLSPIVGALLAGLMIAETEYHEEVEAITAPFKGLALGVFLISVGMGLNLKTIAGQWPSLVMAVVGVVLVKAIVTAALLRFSGAVRRGTAAEVGLLMASPSETTLIVLTTALQAQLISRDTAEFWQLVTAIGLTITPLLARVGHDIARRIEMRTGEAQPDDTPEGRTVIVGFGRVGHTVAELLREHGRPYVAVDADIDTVAAARRDGFSVRFADVARPGALDKLGIETANAIVLTMDDPVQQLRMTRQLKVKYPDLPVISRARDADHAAALYKAGANDAVPETLESSLQLAEAVLIDLGVAMGPVIASIHDVRAKMRHDIMTKGELEREPRIRRTRRPEPGGTA, encoded by the coding sequence ATGGTATCTGAAACCGAAACCTCGGCCATCGGCAACGCGCTGGTGGTTCTCGGCGCCGCGGGCGTCGTCATCCCGGCTTTCGCACGCTTCCGGATCTCGCCCGTCATCGGCTTCATCCTCGTCGGGCTGCTCGTCGGACCGTCGGGGCTCGGTGCGCTTGCCGCCGACTATCCCTGGCTGAAGCATGTGACGATCGCCTCGACCGAGGATATCGCACTCTTCGGCGAGTTCGGCATCATCCTGCTGCTGTTCTCGATCGGGCTCGAGCTGTCGTTCCGGCGCCTGTGGCAGCTTCGCAAGCTTGTGTTCGGGATCGGCGCCGCCGAACTGCTGTCGGCGGGCGCGATCCTCGGCACCGCCCTGTTCCTGTTCGGCGAGCATTCGACCGCCGCCGCCTATGGCCTCGGCATCGCCCTCGCCCTTTCCTCGACCGCACTCGTGCTGCCGATCGCAGGCACGAAATCGGCGGTAGGCCGCGCGTCCTTCTCGATGCTGCTGTTCGAGGATCTGGCGCTCGTCCCGATCATCTTCATCCTCGCCGCGCTCTCCCCCGCCGCATCGGGCGACAGCGCCGAACTGTTGCTCACCACCCTGTGGCAGGGCGTCCTCGTCGTCGCCGCCTTGGCAATCGGCGGCTGGTTCCTGCTCCCGAAGATCTTCGCGCAGGCGGCGCGCGCCAAGGATCCCGAGCTGTTTCTTGCCGCAAGCCTGCTCGTCGTCATCGTCGCCGCGCTCGCCACCGCCGCGGTCGGGCTGTCGCCGATCGTCGGCGCGCTGCTCGCCGGCCTGATGATCGCCGAGACCGAGTATCATGAAGAGGTCGAAGCGATTACCGCGCCGTTCAAGGGGCTCGCGCTTGGAGTGTTCCTGATCAGCGTCGGCATGGGACTCAACCTCAAGACGATCGCCGGACAATGGCCGTCGCTCGTCATGGCCGTCGTCGGCGTCGTGCTGGTCAAGGCGATCGTCACCGCCGCGCTGCTCCGCTTCTCGGGCGCAGTCCGCCGCGGCACCGCGGCCGAGGTCGGGCTCCTGATGGCCAGCCCTTCCGAAACCACCCTGATCGTCCTCACCACCGCGCTGCAGGCGCAGCTCATCAGCCGCGATACCGCCGAATTCTGGCAGCTCGTCACGGCGATCGGCCTGACGATCACGCCACTGCTTGCGCGCGTCGGCCACGACATCGCGCGGCGGATCGAGATGCGCACCGGCGAGGCGCAACCCGATGACACGCCCGAGGGCCGCACCGTGATCGTCGGCTTCGGCCGCGTCGGGCACACCGTCGCCGAGCTGCTCCGCGAACATGGCCGCCCTTATGTCGCGGTCGACGCCGATATCGACACCGTCGCCGCGGCGCGCCGCGACGGGTTCAGCGTCCGCTTCGCCGACGTCGCACGGCCGGGCGCGCTCGACAAGCTGGGGATCGAGACCGCCAACGCAATCGTGCTGACCATGGACGATCCGGTGCAGCAGCTGCGCATGACGCGCCAGCTCAAGGTCAAATATCCCGACCTTCCGGTGATCAGCCGCGCGCGCGATGCCGACCATGCCGCCGCGCTCTACAAGGCGGGGGCGAACGATGCGGTGCCCGAAACGCTCGAAAGCTCGCTGCAGCTTGCCGAGGCGGTGCTGATCGACCTCGGCGTCGCGATGGGGCCGGTGATCGCCTCGATCCACGATGTGCGCGCGAAGATGCGCCACGACATCATGACCAAGGGCGAGCTCGAGCGCGAACCCCGCATCCGCCGGACGCGGCGCCCCGAACCCGGCGGGACCGCCTAG
- the frr gene encoding ribosome recycling factor, producing MAKYDKADLERRMHGAVESLKSDLAGLRTGRAHTALLDPVTVEVYGSHMPLNQVASVSAPEPRMLSVQVWDKSNVGPVDKAIRSAGLGLNPIVDGQTLRLPIPEMTQERRKELSKLAGQYAEKARVAVRNVRRDGMDNLKQDENKKEISEDDRKRSETEVQKLTDSTIAEIDAAATAKEKEILG from the coding sequence ATGGCGAAATATGACAAGGCCGACCTCGAACGCCGCATGCATGGCGCGGTCGAGTCGCTGAAAAGCGACCTTGCAGGTCTGCGCACCGGCCGAGCGCACACCGCGCTGCTCGATCCGGTGACGGTCGAGGTCTATGGCAGCCATATGCCGCTGAATCAGGTCGCATCGGTCAGCGCCCCCGAACCGCGGATGCTGTCGGTGCAGGTGTGGGACAAGTCGAACGTCGGTCCGGTCGACAAGGCGATCCGCTCGGCGGGGCTCGGCCTCAACCCGATCGTCGACGGCCAGACGCTGCGCCTGCCGATCCCCGAAATGACGCAGGAGCGCCGCAAGGAGCTTTCGAAGCTCGCGGGCCAGTACGCCGAAAAGGCCCGCGTCGCCGTCCGCAACGTCCGCCGCGACGGCATGGACAATCTGAAGCAGGACGAGAACAAGAAGGAAATCAGCGAGGACGATCGCAAGCGGTCGGAAACCGAGGTCCAGAAGCTGACCGACAGCACGATCGCCGAAATCGATGCCGCGGCGACCGCCAAGGAAAAGGAAATCCTGGGCTAG
- the rpsB gene encoding 30S ribosomal protein S2 — protein sequence MAAPVVTMQNLIEAGAHFGHQTHRWNPRMKPYIFGARNGIHILDLSQTVPLFARALDFIASTSAAGGKVLFVGTKRQAQGPIADAARASGQHFVNHRWLGGMLTNWKTISNSIKRLKALEEQLSGDTSGLTKKEVLNKTRERDKLELSLGGIRDMGGIPDVMFVIDANKEELAIKEANVLGIPVVAVLDSNVSPDGIAFPVPANDDAARAIRLYCDAVAQAATRGGQQARADRGEDLGAAVEPTAEPVLVEETVTEDEQVPAEAAAETERQSDA from the coding sequence ATGGCGGCACCTGTCGTCACGATGCAGAATCTTATCGAAGCTGGCGCCCACTTCGGCCACCAGACCCACCGTTGGAACCCGCGCATGAAGCCGTACATCTTCGGCGCGCGCAACGGCATCCACATCCTCGACCTGTCGCAGACCGTGCCGCTTTTCGCGCGCGCGCTCGACTTCATCGCCTCGACCTCGGCCGCCGGCGGCAAGGTGCTGTTCGTCGGCACCAAGCGCCAGGCGCAGGGCCCGATCGCCGATGCGGCCCGCGCGTCGGGTCAGCACTTCGTCAACCACCGCTGGCTGGGCGGCATGCTCACCAACTGGAAGACGATCTCGAACTCGATCAAGCGCCTCAAGGCGCTCGAGGAACAGCTTTCGGGCGACACCTCGGGCCTGACCAAGAAGGAAGTGCTCAACAAGACCCGCGAACGCGACAAGCTCGAGCTCAGCCTCGGCGGCATCCGCGACATGGGCGGCATTCCCGACGTGATGTTCGTGATCGACGCGAACAAGGAAGAGCTGGCGATCAAGGAAGCCAACGTCCTTGGCATCCCCGTCGTCGCGGTCCTCGATTCGAACGTCTCGCCCGACGGCATCGCGTTCCCGGTTCCGGCGAACGATGACGCCGCGCGCGCCATCCGTCTCTATTGCGACGCGGTTGCCCAGGCGGCGACCCGTGGCGGCCAGCAGGCCCGCGCCGATCGCGGCGAAGACCTGGGTGCGGCCGTCGAGCCGACCGCCGAGCCGGTCCTCGTCGAAGAGACCGTGACCGAAGACGAACAGGTTCCCGCCGAAGCGGCTGCCGAAACCGAACGTCAGAGCGACGCATAA
- the uppS gene encoding polyprenyl diphosphate synthase, with amino-acid sequence MTTPAAPHGARHVAIIMDGNGRWAKKRFLPRVAGHKAGVEAVRTIVRAAGDLGIEAMTLYAFSSENWKRPEDEVNDLMGLMKRFILSDLDEFAANDVRLKVIGNWRALAPDVVALIENALERTAGNKRTTLAVALNYGAQDELVRAARAAAAAGEITAEAIEANLDTADMPPLDLLIRTSGEERLSNFLLWQSAYAELYFTEKLWPDFAPADLAAALDHFARRERRYGGL; translated from the coding sequence ATGACAACGCCAGCCGCCCCCCACGGTGCGCGCCATGTTGCCATCATCATGGATGGCAACGGCCGCTGGGCCAAGAAACGTTTCCTGCCGCGCGTCGCCGGTCACAAGGCCGGCGTCGAGGCGGTGCGCACGATCGTCCGCGCCGCGGGCGACCTCGGCATCGAGGCGATGACGCTGTACGCCTTCAGCTCCGAAAACTGGAAGCGCCCCGAAGACGAGGTCAACGACCTGATGGGGCTGATGAAGCGCTTCATCCTCAGCGACCTTGACGAATTCGCCGCGAACGATGTGCGGCTGAAGGTGATCGGCAACTGGCGCGCGCTCGCGCCCGACGTCGTCGCGCTGATCGAAAATGCGCTCGAGCGCACCGCGGGCAACAAGCGCACGACACTGGCGGTCGCGCTGAACTATGGTGCGCAGGACGAGCTGGTGCGTGCGGCAAGGGCCGCCGCCGCCGCGGGCGAGATCACCGCCGAGGCGATCGAGGCGAATCTCGACACCGCCGACATGCCGCCGCTCGACCTGCTGATCCGCACGTCGGGCGAGGAACGGCTGTCCAATTTCCTGCTCTGGCAGTCGGCCTATGCCGAGCTTTATTTCACCGAAAAGCTCTGGCCCGATTTCGCGCCCGCCGATCTGGCTGCGGCGCTCGACCATTTTGCCCGGCGCGAGCGCCGTTACGGGGGACTCTAG
- a CDS encoding phosphatidate cytidylyltransferase, translated as MAAGKSDLWTRVGSAIVLFAIAGTALWFGGIAFGLLLLVGGALVIVEWLALVRAMGLGGGARMALTVLGPLAILGAMAGLWFIRDHLGMTAALWVFGMVWATDIGAYFAGRAFGGARLAPKISPSKTWSGLFGGMIAALVVGSTVADRGGIIGLPLWIGLIMGLIAQLGDLGESWMKRRAGVKDSGKLIPGHGGLFDRVDGLLPVALILGALAFAGHIAVRAAG; from the coding sequence ATGGCGGCGGGAAAGTCGGACCTTTGGACACGCGTCGGCTCGGCGATCGTCCTGTTTGCGATCGCGGGTACCGCGCTGTGGTTCGGCGGCATTGCCTTCGGACTGCTGTTGCTGGTCGGCGGGGCGCTCGTCATCGTCGAATGGCTGGCGCTCGTGCGCGCGATGGGGCTGGGCGGCGGCGCCAGGATGGCGCTGACGGTCCTCGGCCCGCTGGCGATCCTCGGCGCGATGGCCGGGCTGTGGTTCATCCGCGATCATCTGGGCATGACCGCGGCGCTCTGGGTTTTCGGGATGGTCTGGGCGACCGATATCGGCGCCTATTTCGCCGGCCGCGCCTTTGGCGGTGCGCGCCTCGCGCCGAAGATCAGCCCGTCGAAGACATGGTCGGGCCTGTTCGGCGGCATGATCGCGGCGCTCGTCGTCGGCTCGACGGTCGCGGATCGCGGCGGGATCATCGGCCTGCCGCTGTGGATCGGCCTGATCATGGGGCTGATCGCGCAGCTCGGCGATCTGGGCGAGAGCTGGATGAAGCGCCGCGCGGGCGTCAAGGATTCGGGCAAGCTGATCCCGGGCCATGGCGGGCTGTTCGACCGCGTCGACGGGCTGCTGCCGGTCGCGCTGATCCTTGGCGCGCTTGCCTTCGCCGGGCACATCGCCGTGCGCGCGGCCGGCTGA
- a CDS encoding NADP-dependent isocitrate dehydrogenase, with the protein MGKIKVANPVVELDGDEMTRIIWQWIRERLILPYLDVDLHYYDLGIEERDRTDDKITVEAANAIKKHGVGVKCATITPDEARVEEFGLKKMWKSPNGTIRNILGGVVFREPIVMRNVPRLVPGWTDPIVVGRHAFGDQYKATDFRVPGPGKLRLVFEGEDGTLIDEEVFQFPSSGVAMGMYNLDDSIRDFARASLNYGLAREWPVYLSTKNTILKAYDGRFKDLFEEVFQAEFKAKFDALGIVYEHRLIDDMVASALKWSGKFVWACKNYDGDVQSDTVAQGFGSLGLMTSVLMTPDGKTVESEAAHGTVTRHYRMHQQGKATSTNPIASIFAWTGGLKHRGKLDDNAALIKFADDLEKVCVATVESGKMTKDLALLIGPDQNWLTTEGFFEAIVENLEAKMGA; encoded by the coding sequence ATGGGCAAGATCAAGGTAGCCAACCCGGTCGTCGAACTCGACGGCGACGAAATGACCCGGATCATCTGGCAGTGGATCCGCGAACGGCTGATCCTTCCCTATCTGGATGTCGACCTTCATTACTACGACCTCGGGATCGAGGAACGCGACCGCACCGACGACAAGATCACCGTCGAGGCCGCCAACGCGATCAAGAAGCATGGCGTCGGCGTGAAGTGCGCGACGATCACCCCCGACGAAGCGCGCGTCGAGGAATTCGGCCTCAAGAAGATGTGGAAGTCGCCGAACGGCACGATCCGGAACATCCTCGGCGGCGTCGTCTTCCGCGAACCGATCGTGATGCGCAACGTCCCCCGCCTCGTCCCCGGCTGGACCGACCCGATCGTCGTCGGCCGTCACGCGTTCGGCGACCAGTACAAGGCGACCGATTTCCGCGTCCCCGGCCCGGGCAAGCTGCGCCTGGTGTTCGAGGGCGAGGACGGCACGCTGATCGACGAGGAAGTCTTCCAGTTCCCGTCGTCGGGCGTCGCGATGGGCATGTACAATCTCGACGATTCGATCCGCGATTTCGCGCGTGCCAGCCTGAACTATGGCCTCGCCCGCGAATGGCCGGTGTACCTCTCGACCAAGAACACGATCCTCAAGGCCTATGACGGCCGCTTCAAGGACCTGTTCGAGGAAGTGTTCCAGGCCGAATTCAAGGCGAAGTTTGATGCCCTCGGTATCGTCTACGAGCACCGCCTGATCGACGACATGGTCGCCTCGGCGCTCAAGTGGAGCGGCAAGTTCGTCTGGGCCTGCAAGAATTACGACGGCGACGTCCAGTCGGACACCGTCGCGCAGGGCTTCGGCTCGCTCGGTCTGATGACCAGCGTGCTGATGACCCCCGACGGCAAAACGGTCGAATCGGAAGCCGCGCACGGCACCGTCACCCGCCACTACCGCATGCACCAGCAGGGCAAGGCGACCTCGACCAACCCGATCGCGTCGATCTTTGCGTGGACCGGTGGCCTCAAGCACCGCGGCAAGCTCGACGACAATGCTGCGCTCATCAAGTTCGCCGACGACCTCGAAAAGGTCTGTGTCGCGACGGTCGAGAGCGGCAAGATGACCAAGGATCTCGCACTGCTGATCGGTCCCGACCAGAACTGGCTGACGACCGAGGGCTTCTTCGAAGCGATCGTCGAGAATCTCGAAGCCAAGATGGGCGCATAA
- a CDS encoding phosphatidylcholine/phosphatidylserine synthase, producing MADEAQTDRGAGQRRVGGIPLRAFAPNAITLLALCSGLTGVRFAIGEEWAAAITMIIVAGVLDGMDGRIARLLRAQSKFGAELDSLSDVIAFGVAPAMILFLWSLQYAPKFGWTAALALAVCCALRLARFNSRLDAEVQPHKSAGFMTGIPAPAGAGLSFVPAYLWLVTGNDLFREWYVVMPWALAIAMLMISAIPTYSWSSFRLRRSWRLFALAGVGLFGAALVTAPWHTLLAVCIIYVALLPFGLLSYAKVRRRG from the coding sequence ATGGCCGACGAAGCGCAGACGGACCGGGGCGCGGGGCAGCGCCGCGTCGGGGGTATCCCGTTGCGCGCGTTCGCGCCCAACGCCATCACGCTTCTTGCGCTCTGTTCGGGGCTGACGGGGGTCCGCTTCGCGATCGGCGAGGAATGGGCCGCGGCGATAACGATGATCATCGTTGCCGGCGTGCTCGACGGAATGGACGGGCGCATCGCGCGCCTGCTTCGCGCGCAGAGCAAGTTCGGCGCCGAACTCGATTCGCTGTCGGACGTCATCGCGTTCGGCGTGGCGCCGGCGATGATCCTGTTCCTGTGGTCGCTTCAATATGCGCCCAAGTTCGGCTGGACCGCCGCGCTCGCGCTCGCGGTCTGCTGTGCGCTGCGGCTCGCGCGGTTCAATTCGAGGCTGGATGCAGAGGTTCAGCCGCACAAGTCCGCAGGCTTCATGACCGGCATTCCCGCGCCGGCGGGGGCAGGCCTGTCGTTCGTCCCGGCTTATCTGTGGCTGGTGACCGGCAACGACCTGTTCCGTGAATGGTATGTCGTGATGCCTTGGGCTCTTGCGATCGCCATGCTGATGATCTCGGCAATTCCGACCTACAGCTGGTCGTCGTTCCGGCTGCGTCGTTCGTGGCGGCTGTTCGCCCTTGCGGGTGTGGGGTTGTTCGGCGCGGCCTTGGTGACCGCGCCCTGGCACACGCTGCTCGCGGTGTGCATCATCTATGTGGCGCTGCTTCCCTTCGGCCTGCTGAGCTATGCGAAGGTCAGGCGGCGTGGCTGA